In Allorhizobium pseudoryzae, the genomic window ACGGCGACCTCGAAGACTATCGCTCGATCATCGTTGCCTCATCGCGCAAGAAGGACGACAAAACCCCGTCCGGCGCGGAAGAACCGGCGTCGAAATCCGACCAGCGCAAGGCCAATGCGGAAAAGCGCGCCTCGCTTGCGCCGCTGAAGAAAAAGATCACCGAAACGGAAGCCATGACGGCGAAGCTCGAAAAGCTGATCCAGGCGCTCGATAAGGACCTGGCCGATCCGGCGCTTTACGAAAAATCGCCGGCCAAGGCCGCGGAGAAAGCAAAACAGCGCAGCGATGCGGCAGAAAAGCTCGGCGAATGCGAAGAACTCTGGCTGGAGTTGTCAGCCCAGTATGAAGAGGCGATGAGCGCTTAGAGCGCCGATGCGGCCCGTCGATTTCCGGTCGACGGGTTGCCATGGCCGTCTGCCGTCCTTACCTGCAACCTTCATGGCAATGGAGGCAGGCATGGATCTCTTTCTCGAGACGGACACCGACCCGGCAACCCTCGAATTCGTCGCGGCGCGCAACGCGGCCTCAAGAGCGTCATTCGAGACGCCGGAATTTGCGGCGGACCGGGACGCGATCCGTGCCATGCTGGAGCGCGAAGACCGGCTGATCGTGCCCTCCAGGCGCGGCGACTGGCTGTTCGACTTCCACCGGACGCGCGACAATCCGCTCGGCATCTGGCGCCGCCTGCCCGCCACGCAGCAAGCCACGCCCGATGCTGCCTGGGAGACGGTGTTTGACGTGGACGCCTTCTGCGCCGCGGAAGGCAAGCGCTGGATCTTCAACGGTGCAAAGTCCTGCCCCTGGGAACCGACACGCGTGCTCCTGATGCTCTCCGATGGCGGCTCCGATCTGGTGCGGCTGCTGGAGTTCGACGCGGAGGCGAAACAGGTCGTTCCCGGCGGCTTCGACACACCGGCGGTGCGGGCGCATGCAAGTTGGCTGAGCCCGGACGAAATCTGCTATTTCGGCTCCATCGATGCCGCCTCCGCCACGCAATCCGGATGGCCGCGGGTGGGACGCCGCCTTAGGCGCGGTAAGCGGCCCGAAGAGGCCGAGATCCTCTACGAGGCGGCCATGACCGATGTGACGGGGTACCTTATCACGGAGGATGCCGGCCTTTTGGAAGGCGGTGCGTCACGGCCGGTGCATGTTTTCGTCGCCGTCCACGAGATCGGCAAGATGGCGCTCAGCGTCGACGACGGAAATGGGGCCCTGCGGCGCCTCGAGCTGCCCGTCGATATCGATTTCGACATCGGCGCCAACTACATCCTGTGGCACGCCAAGTCCGATGCCGCCGTTGCGACGGGAAGCCTTGTCCTGCAACGCTTCACGCCATCTGGCGCCGAGCCGCTCGATCCCGACCGGCGCATTCTCGTCTCGCCTTTGCCAGGCCAGTCGATCCGCCAGTTCACGCTTCTCAGGGAATGGGCGGTCTACACGGTGGAGGACAGGCTGCGCCCAAGCCTCTTCGTGCTCGACCTGACCAGGCCCGATGCCGAACCGGTCGCGATCCGGCTGCCGGACGGGATCGAGTCGCTGTCCTTCACGCCGCTTTATTCCGATCTCATGCTGGGCGACGACACACTGAACGTGATCGGCCAAGGGTTCCTGAAGCCGCCGACCCGCTACGAGTTGCGGCTGCAGGATCGCGACCGGTCACCGGACCTCGTTGCGCTGCAATCCTCGCCCGCGTTTTTCGATGCCGAGGGCATGCAGAGCACGCTGCTGGAGGCGGTATCCGAGGACGGCACCCGCGTTCCCTATCGCCTCGTTTTGCCGAAAAGCTGGACGGAAGGTGAACTGCCGGTGCTGCTCTACGGTTACGGCGGCTTTTCCGTGTCTCTCGGCGCCAGCTATTCCGGCGTGACCGGGCGGTTTCTCGAACAGGGCGGCGCCTATGTGCAGGCCCATATTCGTGGCGGATCCGAACTGGGTCCCGACTGGCACACGCAGGCCAAGCGACATGGCCGCCACCGTGCCTTCCAGGATTTCGTGGCGATTGCGCGCGACCTGGTGCAGCGCGGTTTTACCAAACCGAACCGAATCGCCTGCACCGGCGGCAGCAATGGCGGACTTTTGACCGGCGTCATGCTGACGCGTTACCCAGAGGATTTCGGCGCCGTGTGGTGCCGCGTGCCGGTGCTCGACATGACACGTTTCCACCTGTTTCCGGCCGGCAAGGCCTGGATGGATGAATATGGCGATCCGGACAATGCCGACGACCGCGCTTACCTGCTCGGTTACTCGCCGCTGCATGGGATCCGGCCCGCCACCGACTGCACCTATCCGGCGCTTTACATCGAAAGCTCTTCGAATGACGACCGCGTGCATCCCTCGCATGCGCGCCGTTTCGCCAAGGCGCTGGAGGATGCCGGCCATCAGCCCTTCTTCCACGAATTCGGCTCCGGCGGTCATGGCGGGGCGGGCAATTCCGGTGAAATCGCGGAACGGACGGCGTTGGGTTACAGCTTCCTGCGGCAGAACATTATGCGCCCATAATATAAACGGCCACCGCCAAGTCGAAGGATCTTTAAACCGGGTCTTAACCATGATCGGTAAAAGTAAATCAACCATCCCGCGTTGATCCCCTTTTGCCAGAGTTACTGCCCCATGTCCTCTCGCGTCGCCTGCGTCGCTGCCGCCCTTGCCTGCCTGCTTGCCTCCTGCGCAGGCCGTCCCTCCACAGAAGGCGGCACGCTGATGTCCGCCTTTGCCGCCGCGCCCGCCGTCAAGGCGCGCCCTCAACTCGACGCCGATGATCCGGTGCCCCTGACGCCCGCCGCCTGGGGCCGCCTGCGCAATCCGGCAGGCCTTGCCGGCCGCACGATCGAGGTAGCCTCGATCTCGGACATCAAGCTGCGCGACAAGGAAGTGGTGCTGACCTTCGACGATGGTCCGATGCCGAAGAAGACGGAACGCATTCTGGCGACGCTGGACGAATTCGGCGTCAAGGCGACCTTCCTGATGGTCGGCGAGATGGCAAAGGCCCATCCGGCGATTGCCCAGGATGTCGCCGCGCGCGGCCACACGATCGGCAGCCATACCTACCGCCACCCGAACCTGCGCACGCTCTCCTTCGAGGCTGCCATCGAGGACATCGAAAAGGGCCGCCTCGCCGTTTTCTCCGCCACGCACCAGGATGTCGGCTTCTTCCGCTTCCCTTACCTCTCCGATTCGTCGAAGCTGCGGCAGTGGGTGACGCATGACGGCATGGTGGTGCTGGATGTGCAGATCGATTCGAAGGACTATTTCACGTCCTCGCCTGCCGCTGTCGCCACCCGCACGATGACGGCGCTGCGGGCACACGGCAAGGGCATCATCCTGCTGCACGACATTCACAACCGGACCGGCGCCATGCTGCCGGCGCTTCTGACCCAGATGAAGGCCGAGGGTTACAAGGTCGTCGCTCTCAGGCACCGCTCACCCAGCCTGATGATGGCCTCCCTCGCCGATTGACCAGAAGTTCGGCTGACATTCTGATCCGCACAACAGAAAACGGCCTCCCGCGCGGAAGGCCGTTTTTTTTGTGATCTTCAGCGGTGCGAATGCTTATTTGAACGCGCCGTGGACGGCGGTTGCCGTCACCGGATGGCGCGGGCTCGGCACTTCACGGGCCTGCAGGGCCTCCGGCAGATCGGCAATGTTGCCCGGCTTGCCGATGGCAATGGCGGCGTGCAGCACGTGGTGTTCCGGCAGGGAAATGGCGGTCGCCATCGCGGCCTTGTCGAAACCGGCCATGGCATGCGCGGCCCAGCCGGCCATATGCGCCTGCAGCGCCAGATAGGCCCAGGCGGCGCCGGCATCGAAGGCGTGGCTGCCGTTGTCGCTGGCTTCCGTCTTGCCGGGGGCGGTAAACTTCGTGTCCGATGCCAGGATCACCAGGGCCGATGCCTTCTCAGCCCAGGTCCGGTTGAAGGGCATCAGCGCACCCAAAATCCCGTCCCAGGCCTGATCGCCGCGCAGCGTGTAGACAAAACGCCAGGGCTGCGCGTTGAACGCGGAGGGCGCCCAGCGGGCGGCTTCCAGCAGACCGTGCAGTTCCTGCTCGGTGATCGTCGCATCGCTGAAGGCGCGCGGCGACCAGCGGCCGAGAAAGGCATCGTTGATCGGATGGTCTGCGACGCGGGTTTGGATCGGGGTATTGGCGTTCATGAGATGTGGACTCCGGTGAGTAACTGCCCCAGAGCTAACAAGTCATGCTGCGCCGCACAAGCACCCTTCCGGGACAGGCGGTTCGCGGCTCATGCACCGGGCGTTTGTCTCACGCCTTCTTGATCCACCGGCCTTCGGGCGACTGCTGCCAGTAGGTCAGTTGATGCCCGTCGCCCTTTAAGCGTTTCCACTGCGCCCGCGCGCCGTCGAGCTGTTCGGTATCGAACCCGTCGAACATGAAGACGACACGGTCATACGCGGTGAGGTCCGGCGGATCGGCCCCGTCCACGATGAAGCGGACGGTGGCGCCATTGCGGTTGTCGCCGGAGACCGTCAGAAGCACCGGCTGGTCTTCGGCAAAATCCGAGGTTTCGGTTCCGTGTGGCAGAAAACTGTCCTCGCGGAAGGTCCAGAGGTGCTGGTCCAGAAAATCGCGACGCTCCTCGCCCACGGTCTGGAGCGCCACGCGCCATCCCCGTTCGACGCTCTTTTCGAGGAGCGCCGGCAGCGCATCCTCGAGCTTCGATTCCGTCAGATGGTAAAACAGCACCTCGGTCATCAGGCCACTCAGGCTTCGTAGCGGTTGCGCACAAGCTGATCGAGCAGCCGCACGCCATAGCCGGACGCCCAGCTCTGGCTGATCTCGGTGGTCGGCGAGTTCATCGCGGTTCCCGCCACATCGAGATGCGCCCAGGGGGTTTCGCCGACGAAGCGCTGGAGGAACTGGGCTGCGGTGATGGCACCGCCATTGCGCCCGCCGCTGTTCTTCATGTCGGCAAACTTCGAATCGATGATCTTGTCGTATTCCTTGCCGAGCGGCATGCGCCACAGTCTTTCGCCGGTTTCCAGGCCCGCCTTCAGCAGGTCGTCTGCCAGCGGATCGTCATTGGAAAAGAGGCCGGCGTGGTGCGTGCCGAGTGCAACCATGATCGCACCGGTCAGCGTTGCGAGATTGATCATGAACTGCGGCTTGAAGCGCTCCTTGCAGTACCAGAGCGCATCGGCGAGCACGAGACGGCCTTCGGCATCGGTGTTGATGATCTCGATCGTCTGGCCCGACATTGAGGTGACGATGTCTCCGGGGCGCTGGGCATTGCCGTCCGGCATGTTTTCCACGAGGCCGAGAATGCCAACAGCATTCACCTTTGCCTTGCGGGCGGCAAGCGTGTGCATGAGGCCGATGACGGCGGCCGCGCCGCCCATGTCGCCCTTCATGTCTTCCATGTTGCCGGCCGGCTTGATCGAGATGCCGCCGGTATCGAAGACGACACCCTTGCCGACGAAGGAGAGCGGTGCCTCGTCCGGCTTGCCGCCCTTCCACTGGATGACGGCGAGACGCGGCGGACGCGCCGAGCCCTGGGCGACCCCGAGAAGGGCGTTCATGCCGAGGCCCTGCATCTCGGTTTCGGTGAGGATTTCCACCTCGACGCCGAGCGCTTCCAGCTCCGTGGCACGGGCGGCGAACTCGACGGGACCGAGCACGTTCGGCGGCAGGTTGACGAGTTCGCGCGCCAGGTTGACGCCACCGGCGACCGCCTGTGCGGTCGCAAAGGCGGCTGCAGCCTCGGCATGCGCGGCGGTGATGATGGTCACACGGATGTTTTCGGCAGGCTTGTCCTCGTCGTCCTTCTTCTTCGTCTTGAAGCTGTCGAAGGTATAGGCCTGCAGGATCATGCCGAGCGCAAAATCGGCAGCCTTGTCGGCATCGACCTCCACGCCGTCCGCATCGAGGAACACGGTGACGCTCTTTGCCCGCTTGACCGTGCTCGCCGCCTTGCCGCCGGCGCGCAGCCAGTCATAGGCGGTCAGCTTTTCCGGCTTGCCGAGCCCAAGCACCACGAGGCGGTCGAAGGGCGACCGTTCCGGGGCAACGATATCCAGAACCGTCATCTGTTTGTCGGAGAAGCCCGCTATCTCCGCCGCGCGGGCCACGACGCCGGCCGGGTCTGCAAAGGCGAGACCGGCGGCCGATCCCGCGCCCTTCGATTTCAACAGAACGGCGAGATCGCCTTTTTCGGGGGTGGATGAAGCAAAGCTGATATCAAATTTGGTGGACATTTCGTCTCCGGATGCAGAAGAAAAAGACGGTGGAACGTCGAACAGATCTGGGACGCTTGGCCGTCCATGACAAGACAGCAGCACGATCTCAGTTTCGGCAGGGGAGCATCTTGCCAGGCCTGTATCAACATCGCTAATTTAACGCCGCTGACCAACGAGGCATATCTGTTTTGGCCGAGATCTTCCAGTCATACCGTCCCATTTCCACGCGGCGCATCAGAGTGTTGTTCAACAAGCCGCATGTGTGGCTGGTGACGCTGACGGTTGCCTGGTGGCTGCTGCTGGCGCTGTTTTATTTCAACCCGCAATTCGATGTCTTCGTGGCACGCGCCTTCTTCCAGCAGGTCGCCTGCGCCGAGGGATCGCCGATCTCGAAAATCTGCGGCCTGTTTCCCTATGCCGGCGACAGCGAACTCGTCCTGCTGCGCAAGTTTCTCTTTTATCTCCCCGGCGTCATCGCCCTCTGCATCCTGGCAAGGCTCATCCAGAACCTGCAGCACCACGGGGCAACCTACAATGCCGCCCAGACGCGGCGCTACGCGATCGCGCTCACGTCGTTCGCGCTCGGCCCTTACGTTCTGGTCAACCTGATCCTGAAGACGATCTCCGGTCGTCCGCGCCCTTACGAGACGGATCTCTTCGGCGGACTGCAACCGTTCACGGCGGCCGGCACGCTGGACGGCAGCTGCCTGAAGAACTGCTCCTTCATCTCCGGTGAAGCGGCCGGCGCCGGCTGGATCGTCTGTCTCATCGTGCTTCTGCCGCCGCGTCTGAGGCTCGCCGTTGCTCCGCCGGTCATCGCCATCTGTCTCGTCTCACCGATCCTGCGCGTCGCCTTCGGCGGACATTACATTTCCGACGTGCTCCTCGGCTTCCTGTCATCCTGTGTCGTCTATGCGGCGGTCGCCACCTATTTCCAAATGACACAGTGCGTGAAAAAACGTGTGCCCAATACGGCTTTGTGACTTCAGCGCGGTCGCCTTCGCCTCACAAATTGCATAGAAGCCGCATAAGGCCGCATTCCCTTGAGACGGCAACGGACCAGGATGAAGATACTCGAAGTCTACATATTGCGGCGCGCCTTCCAGATGTTTCTGGTCACACTGCTTCCGGTGTTGACCATCATCTGGACGATCCAGGTGCTGGGCCGCATCAACCTGGTGACCGATACGGGCCAGTCGATCGGCTCGTTCGCCACGCTGGCGACCTTCATTCTGCCGACGATCATCCCCGTGGTTCTGCCGTTTGCCGTCGTCATCGGCGTGACGCAGACGCTGAATGCAATGAACAACGACAGCGAACTGGCCGTCATCGATGCGGCCGGCGCGTCGCGGCTGACGATCTATCGTCCGATGATGGTCCTTGCGATTGCGATGGCTGCCTTCTCCTTCATGGTGACGAATTTCGTCGAGCCGGCATCGCGCGTCAAAGCCCGCGAAATGGTGGCGGAAGCCTATGCCGATCTTCTGTCCTCGGTGATCGAGGAAAAGACGTTCCGCAGCATCGAGGACGGCCTTTATGTGCAGATCTCGGAGCGCCATTCCGGCCGCATCCTGACCGGGATCTTCATGGTGGATTACCGCGACCCGAACTGGGACCTGATCTACTATGCCCGCGAGGGATCGATTGCCGAAGACGGCAAGACGCTGACGATGCGCGACGGCGAAGTGCACCGCAAATCCAAGGACGGACGCATCTCGATCGTCAAGTTCCTGTCCTATGCCTTCGACCTGTCGTCGATGGCCGAATCGACTGGTGAGGCACCGGTCTTTGCCAGCGACCGGGGTCTCGACTTCCTGCTGAACCCCGATCCGACCGACAAGACGTTCCTCGCCTCGCCCGGCAGTTTCCGCTCGGAACTGCACCGGCGGCTGTCCGACTGGATGCTGCCGATCGTCTTCACGCTGATCTCCCTCGTCGTCATCGGCGGCGCGCGGTCGAGCCGCCGGGCAAGGCTTCACCCGATGGTCGCGGCACTCGGCATCTCGTTCGGGCTGAAGTGGCTGACTTTCTACGTCACCAATCTCAGCAAGAACAATCCAAGCGTCGTGCCCCTCGTCTATGGCGTCCCCATCGCCTTTGCGGTGCTGGCCATCCTGATGCTGGCGACGAATCGTCAACTCACGCTGCCGGCCTTCGTCTCCACCTTCATCAGCCGCGTCTTTGATCACGTGCAGCGCAGGTTCAAACGCGTTCGCGGCGTGGAAAACAACGGGGGCGCGGCATGATTCCGAGAACGCTCAGCCGCTATTTCTTCAAGCGCTACGTGATCACTGCCATCTGGTTCCTGATTGGCGTGTCGGGCATCATCTTCCTCGCCGATTTCAGCGAGACCAGCCGGCGCATGTCCGGTTTCGTCGGCTATACGGTGACGGGCGGCCTGCTGATGAGCCTGCTCCGGCTGCCGCAGATCCTGCAGCAGACCATCCCGACGCTGACACTGTTCATCGGCATGACCACGCTGATCGCCCTCAACCGCCGCTCGGAACTGGTCGTGACGCGCGCCGCCGGGCTGTCGGTCTGGCAGTTCATCATGCCGTTCGTGTTCGGCGCCTTCCTGATCGGCATTTTTTCCACCTTTGCGCTGAACCCGATCGGCGCCTGGGGCCAGAGCCTTGCCAGCAACATGGAGACGAACTGGCGCAAGGCCAGCAATGCCTCCAAGCCCTCGAACTTCCTGCCGTGGATCCGCCAGATCAGCGGCGACAACGATACGGTGATCGGCGCCAAGAGCTATGAAGACGGCGGCACCGAGCTCGTGGATGTCGCGCTGTTCCACTTCGACGCGAACGGCCGCATCTTTTTGAGACAGGATGCAGCGACCGCGACCTTGGAAGATGGTTACTGGCAGCTTAACAATGTTCTTGAAACGCGCACCGATGCGCCGCCCACCCGCAAGGCCACGGCACAGGTGCGCACCAACTTGAAACGCGAGTTTCTGCAGGAGTCGATTACAAAGCCGGAAAGTGTTGCTTTCTTTGACATTTTAAGAAAAGTGGAGGCAGCGCGCTCGTTTGGTATATCCACCAAGGCGCTCGAGACTCAGTTTCATTCGCTTCTGTCCTTGCCGCTGCTTCTGGTGGCCATGACACTCATCGCCGCAACCGTGTCCCTCAGATTCAGTCGGATGGCCCAGTCCCGGTCCGTGATTCTGGGTGGAATCGTCAGCGGCTTCGTGCTTTATGTCGTTACAGTGCTCGTCAGAGCATTCGGGAGCAGCGGGGTGGTCCCACCCATGGTGGCAGTCTGGATTCCAGTCGTCGTCGCCATGGCACTCGGGGCAACTATTCTGCTTCATCAGGAGGATGGCTAGTGGCGGTAAGTGACCGCGGGAATATCAGACGGCTTTTTGCAGCCCTGCTGACCAGCACGGCTGTGTGTGTTGTGGCCGTCAACCCGTCAACGGTTCTGGCACAGGGAACGCCCCTGGCGCCGGAAGTCGCGGATGGAGCAAAGATGCTCCTGCGTGCGAATGAACTCGTCTACAATCAGGACTCCGAGCGCGTGACCGCGATCGGCGGCGTCCAGATGTATTACAACCGCCACCGGATGGTGGCGCAGCGGGTCGAATACGACCAGAAGACCGGACGCGTCATGGCGACCGGCAACATCGAACTCGTCGAACCGGACGGCAATCGCATCTATGCCGATTCGCTGGATGTGACGGACGACTTCGCCCAGGGTTTCGTGAACTCACTGAGGGTCGAGACGACCGACAACACGCGTCTTGCCGCTGAAAGCGCCGAGCAGGTCTCCAAGGACGAGATGGTGCTCAACAACGGCGTCTACACCGCCTGCCTTCCCTGCGCCCAGAGGCCCGACAAGGCGCCCCTCTGGCAGGTCAAGGCACAGCGCGTCATCCGCGACGGCAAAAACCACACGATCCGCCTGGAGCACGCCCGGTTCGAATTGTTCGGGCTGCCGATCGGTTACCTGCCCTTCGTGACGGTTCCGGACGAAACGGTCGAACGCAAATCCGGCTTCCTGTTTCCGCGCATGACGCTGACCGACAAGCTCGGTTTCGGCATGACGGTTCCCTATTACCATGTCTTCTCGCCCAGCATGGATGCTACGATCAGCCCGACCTATTACACGCGTCAGGGTCTTTTGCTGGCGGGCGAAATCCGCAACCGGTTCGAAACGGGTGAACACACCTTGAGGTTCGCCGGCATCAGCCAGAAGGATCGCGATGCCTTCGACACCGGCACGAGCGACCAGCGCGCCACGCAGCGCGGCATGGTGGCCTCCAAGGGCAAGTTCGAGATCAATCCGCGCTGGACGTTCGGCTGGAACGTCATGGTTCAGTCGGACAACAATTTCTCCAAGACCTATAAGCTGGCCGGATACAGCGAGACGCCGTTCACCAATGACGTCTACCTGACCGGCATCGGCACCCGCAACTATTTCGACCTGCACAACTATTACTTCAACGTGCAGGATACGGATGCCAAGCGGAATGCGGAAAAGCAGCAGGCGATCGTCTATCCCTCGCTGGACTATACCTATTACGCGCCGGAGCCGGTGGCTGGCGGCGAGTTGAAGATCACCAGCAATTTCACCAACCTGTCCCGTCGCGAGGATGATTTCATCAGCTCCGGGAATTCGACACGCTTCCGCGGCCTGGAGGGCAGCTATACGCGCTTCACCACTGAAGCTGAGTGGGAGCGGACCTTTACCACCGATCAAGGCCTTC contains:
- the lptF gene encoding LPS export ABC transporter permease LptF, with the translated sequence MKILEVYILRRAFQMFLVTLLPVLTIIWTIQVLGRINLVTDTGQSIGSFATLATFILPTIIPVVLPFAVVIGVTQTLNAMNNDSELAVIDAAGASRLTIYRPMMVLAIAMAAFSFMVTNFVEPASRVKAREMVAEAYADLLSSVIEEKTFRSIEDGLYVQISERHSGRILTGIFMVDYRDPNWDLIYYAREGSIAEDGKTLTMRDGEVHRKSKDGRISIVKFLSYAFDLSSMAESTGEAPVFASDRGLDFLLNPDPTDKTFLASPGSFRSELHRRLSDWMLPIVFTLISLVVIGGARSSRRARLHPMVAALGISFGLKWLTFYVTNLSKNNPSVVPLVYGVPIAFAVLAILMLATNRQLTLPAFVSTFISRVFDHVQRRFKRVRGVENNGGAA
- a CDS encoding LPS-assembly protein LptD, encoding MAVSDRGNIRRLFAALLTSTAVCVVAVNPSTVLAQGTPLAPEVADGAKMLLRANELVYNQDSERVTAIGGVQMYYNRHRMVAQRVEYDQKTGRVMATGNIELVEPDGNRIYADSLDVTDDFAQGFVNSLRVETTDNTRLAAESAEQVSKDEMVLNNGVYTACLPCAQRPDKAPLWQVKAQRVIRDGKNHTIRLEHARFELFGLPIGYLPFVTVPDETVERKSGFLFPRMTLTDKLGFGMTVPYYHVFSPSMDATISPTYYTRQGLLLAGEIRNRFETGEHTLRFAGISQKDRDAFDTGTSDQRATQRGMVASKGKFEINPRWTFGWNVMVQSDNNFSKTYKLAGYSETPFTNDVYLTGIGTRNYFDLHNYYFNVQDTDAKRNAEKQQAIVYPSLDYTYYAPEPVAGGELKITSNFTNLSRREDDFISSGNSTRFRGLEGSYTRFTTEAEWERTFTTDQGLLLTPLLAARGDALRTTASSGPSFNGVSYTGDFEGSGGNTRYMLTAGLEARYPILMTTANSSHVLEPIAQIYARPDEQMAGGFPNEDAQSFVFDATSLFERDKFSGYDRIEGGTRANIGLRYTGSFGNNIGLRGLFGQSYQIAGQNSFAQTDLVNAGADSGLESDVSDFVGLAAIDLPNGFSVQGQGRFDEKNLDLRRADASVSYNVARVSGSLIYTNIQAQPEYGYPDKGEFLKSASSIKVNENWSVSGTATWDMNKGEVIRRGVGFTYADECTIFTVAYTDKPANTDPNDWTVTARLSFRTLGEIALGTDGSEDE
- a CDS encoding polysaccharide deacetylase family protein, with amino-acid sequence MSSRVACVAAALACLLASCAGRPSTEGGTLMSAFAAAPAVKARPQLDADDPVPLTPAAWGRLRNPAGLAGRTIEVASISDIKLRDKEVVLTFDDGPMPKKTERILATLDEFGVKATFLMVGEMAKAHPAIAQDVAARGHTIGSHTYRHPNLRTLSFEAAIEDIEKGRLAVFSATHQDVGFFRFPYLSDSSKLRQWVTHDGMVVLDVQIDSKDYFTSSPAAVATRTMTALRAHGKGIILLHDIHNRTGAMLPALLTQMKAEGYKVVALRHRSPSLMMASLAD
- a CDS encoding nitroreductase family protein, which gives rise to MNANTPIQTRVADHPINDAFLGRWSPRAFSDATITEQELHGLLEAARWAPSAFNAQPWRFVYTLRGDQAWDGILGALMPFNRTWAEKASALVILASDTKFTAPGKTEASDNGSHAFDAGAAWAYLALQAHMAGWAAHAMAGFDKAAMATAISLPEHHVLHAAIAIGKPGNIADLPEALQAREVPSPRHPVTATAVHGAFK
- a CDS encoding prolyl oligopeptidase family serine peptidase, with protein sequence MDLFLETDTDPATLEFVAARNAASRASFETPEFAADRDAIRAMLEREDRLIVPSRRGDWLFDFHRTRDNPLGIWRRLPATQQATPDAAWETVFDVDAFCAAEGKRWIFNGAKSCPWEPTRVLLMLSDGGSDLVRLLEFDAEAKQVVPGGFDTPAVRAHASWLSPDEICYFGSIDAASATQSGWPRVGRRLRRGKRPEEAEILYEAAMTDVTGYLITEDAGLLEGGASRPVHVFVAVHEIGKMALSVDDGNGALRRLELPVDIDFDIGANYILWHAKSDAAVATGSLVLQRFTPSGAEPLDPDRRILVSPLPGQSIRQFTLLREWAVYTVEDRLRPSLFVLDLTRPDAEPVAIRLPDGIESLSFTPLYSDLMLGDDTLNVIGQGFLKPPTRYELRLQDRDRSPDLVALQSSPAFFDAEGMQSTLLEAVSEDGTRVPYRLVLPKSWTEGELPVLLYGYGGFSVSLGASYSGVTGRFLEQGGAYVQAHIRGGSELGPDWHTQAKRHGRHRAFQDFVAIARDLVQRGFTKPNRIACTGGSNGGLLTGVMLTRYPEDFGAVWCRVPVLDMTRFHLFPAGKAWMDEYGDPDNADDRAYLLGYSPLHGIRPATDCTYPALYIESSSNDDRVHPSHARRFAKALEDAGHQPFFHEFGSGGHGGAGNSGEIAERTALGYSFLRQNIMRP
- the lptG gene encoding LPS export ABC transporter permease LptG, with product MIPRTLSRYFFKRYVITAIWFLIGVSGIIFLADFSETSRRMSGFVGYTVTGGLLMSLLRLPQILQQTIPTLTLFIGMTTLIALNRRSELVVTRAAGLSVWQFIMPFVFGAFLIGIFSTFALNPIGAWGQSLASNMETNWRKASNASKPSNFLPWIRQISGDNDTVIGAKSYEDGGTELVDVALFHFDANGRIFLRQDAATATLEDGYWQLNNVLETRTDAPPTRKATAQVRTNLKREFLQESITKPESVAFFDILRKVEAARSFGISTKALETQFHSLLSLPLLLVAMTLIAATVSLRFSRMAQSRSVILGGIVSGFVLYVVTVLVRAFGSSGVVPPMVAVWIPVVVAMALGATILLHQEDG
- a CDS encoding phosphatase PAP2 family protein; amino-acid sequence: MLFNKPHVWLVTLTVAWWLLLALFYFNPQFDVFVARAFFQQVACAEGSPISKICGLFPYAGDSELVLLRKFLFYLPGVIALCILARLIQNLQHHGATYNAAQTRRYAIALTSFALGPYVLVNLILKTISGRPRPYETDLFGGLQPFTAAGTLDGSCLKNCSFISGEAAGAGWIVCLIVLLPPRLRLAVAPPVIAICLVSPILRVAFGGHYISDVLLGFLSSCVVYAAVATYFQMTQCVKKRVPNTAL
- a CDS encoding DNA polymerase III subunit chi; translated protein: MTEVLFYHLTESKLEDALPALLEKSVERGWRVALQTVGEERRDFLDQHLWTFREDSFLPHGTETSDFAEDQPVLLTVSGDNRNGATVRFIVDGADPPDLTAYDRVVFMFDGFDTEQLDGARAQWKRLKGDGHQLTYWQQSPEGRWIKKA
- a CDS encoding leucyl aminopeptidase, with product MSTKFDISFASSTPEKGDLAVLLKSKGAGSAAGLAFADPAGVVARAAEIAGFSDKQMTVLDIVAPERSPFDRLVVLGLGKPEKLTAYDWLRAGGKAASTVKRAKSVTVFLDADGVEVDADKAADFALGMILQAYTFDSFKTKKKDDEDKPAENIRVTIITAAHAEAAAAFATAQAVAGGVNLARELVNLPPNVLGPVEFAARATELEALGVEVEILTETEMQGLGMNALLGVAQGSARPPRLAVIQWKGGKPDEAPLSFVGKGVVFDTGGISIKPAGNMEDMKGDMGGAAAVIGLMHTLAARKAKVNAVGILGLVENMPDGNAQRPGDIVTSMSGQTIEIINTDAEGRLVLADALWYCKERFKPQFMINLATLTGAIMVALGTHHAGLFSNDDPLADDLLKAGLETGERLWRMPLGKEYDKIIDSKFADMKNSGGRNGGAITAAQFLQRFVGETPWAHLDVAGTAMNSPTTEISQSWASGYGVRLLDQLVRNRYEA